Proteins co-encoded in one Scyliorhinus torazame isolate Kashiwa2021f chromosome 31, sScyTor2.1, whole genome shotgun sequence genomic window:
- the LOC140404537 gene encoding uncharacterized protein, protein MTPVSLFLLAFLCAREMDATELNDTILTKIIKDFRHVRPEEKEQFSFLIALKPSECRQGGKQMYLNGNISSEQPQISGNSDDFKPKLNYIALHPDGAEDCSEFKIIFNMRDGKRLPLWFADQVKKARILINGGCVLLYTENTPCTRKCFSGKNFIDIVGPLKDLPFLDWKAPKINKYFVYGEVDNCDKNKKARIIQRFQCLDEGGIDPNGTFLFRRCKENLPCDQCNRQNDYCVNN, encoded by the exons ATGACGCCTGTCTCTCTCTTCCTTCTGGCTTTCCTCTGTGCCCGCGAAATGGATGCAACGGAACTAAATGATACCATCCTGACTAAAATCATTAAGGA TTTCCGGCATGTCCGGCCCGAAGAGAAGGAGCAATTCTCCTTTCTCATTGCGCTGAAGCCCAGTGAGTGCAGACAAGGCGGCAAACAAATGTACCTGAACGGTAACATCTCCAGTGAACAGCCACAAATCAGTGGAAACTCTGACGACTTCAAACCGAAGCTGAACTACATCGCTCTTCACCCAGATGGAGCTGAAGACTGTTCCGAATTTAAGATAATATTTAATATGCGCGACGGGAAGCGCCTGCCCCTGTGGTTTGCAGATCAGGTGAAAAAGGCCAGGATTTTAATCAACGGAGGTTGTGTTTTATTATACACTGAAAACACACCGTGCACCAGGAAATGTTTCAGTGGGAAGAACTTCATAGACATTGTAGGTCCTCTCAAGGACCTGCCCTTTCTGGATTGGAAAGCACCGAAGATTAACAAATACTTTGTCTACGGGGAAGTGGACAATTGTGACAAGAACAAAAAAGCGCGGATCATTCAGCGTTTCCAGTGTCTGGATGAAGGTGGAATCGACCCCAATGGTACTTTCCTGTTCCGAAGATGCAAGGAGAACCTGCCCTGCGACCAGTGTAATCGACAGAATGATTACTGCGTCAATAATTAA